In the Oncorhynchus mykiss isolate Arlee unplaced genomic scaffold, USDA_OmykA_1.1 un_scaffold_156, whole genome shotgun sequence genome, one interval contains:
- the LOC118947149 gene encoding uncharacterized protein LOC118947149 isoform X2, protein MRALLAEMCLEIVRFVSEAILEVIIPAIFRFVRIYSHVSPVSGKCLTESERSSSTNLKVRKRGSSKSSRSCTAKSSSSRNGSQTVLPNTQGDGESISSEPLRDFFGITEDSLLTGVQDSFKESLNNVLCIQREDQVDTQSLSRVIVGEVSKKVNSIISVAIQTPISGRMYPVIFASGGVSRTKVVEEMVSGVSNILQMYINGKSVEQIVVLREDGVEVDMTHLTGQVMTALSGTVLNFSNKEENDPDKRELLCVVGDHMKMLEACKSPEEMLKQGESNLNIKGAKSSIRLSTQSMDRLLTEEFQTKATESIREIVKIFRGCTSCCSGTISSSPTPRIGEIRDLMIDPEASELVSTFVSDMDNLTQSIRASCSPAQSEQILLENHQSKIWSYTVGCYYDMKNTLKRILTCPEKGYLASTFVESTKDYFTMVPTLCLDVGHSSNGEADTSDSISCKPLLITPSSMNEQKGQSETPQPLLALKKYLQDQVLLDTTKAIASQVLVLYKTEVMEKFSSSVGECDSEESLEAILFVDGIMSDLNDFSSSCSPHHLSC, encoded by the exons ATGAGGGCATTGCTTGCAGAGATGTGCCTGGAGATTGTGCGGTTTGTATCTGAGGCCATCCTGGAGGTCATCATCCCTGCAATTTTCCGTTTTGTACGGATATACAGCCATGTGTCTCCAGTATCCGGCAAGTGTCTGACAGAATCAGAGAGATCCTCTAGCACAAACCTGAAGGTTCGCAAGAGAGGCAGCAGCAAATCCTCAAGGTCTTGCACGGCCAAATCAAGCTCCTCACGTAATGG GTCTCAGACAGTGTTGCCAAATactcagggagatggtgagtctatATCATCTGAGCCACTCAGGGACTTTTTTGGGATTACTGAGGACAGTCTCCTCACTGGTGTCCAGGATTCCTTCAAAGAGTCGCTGAACAATGTCCTCTGTATCCAAAGAGAGGACCAGGTAGACACTCAAAGTCTATCCCGGGTTATTGTTGGAGAAGTGTCAAAGAAGGTCAATTCCATAATCTCTGTGGCCATCCAAACTCCCATCTCTGGCCGAATGTACCCTGTTATTTTTGCCAGTGGTGGTGTCTCCAGAACCAAGGTTGTTGAGGAGATGGTGTCTGGCGTTTCCAACATACTTCAGATGTATATTAATGGGAAGAGTGTTGAGCAGATTGTTGTTCTCAGAGAGGATGGTGTTGAGGTGGATATGACACATTTAACAGGACAGGTCATGACAGCCCTCAGTGGCACTGTTTTGAACTTCAGCAATAAGGAAGAAAATGACCCCGACAAGAGGGAACTGCTTTGTGTTGTTGGTGACCATATGAAGATGCTTGAAGCTTGTAAAAGTCCTGAGGAGATGCTAAAACAAGGAGAGAGCAACCTCAATATCAAAGGTGCCAAATCTAGTATTCGTCTGTCAACACAAAGTATGGATAGACTACTCACTGAGGAGTTTCAGACCAAGGCCACTGAATCGATCCGGGAGATTGTTAAAATATTCAGGGGTTGTACATCATGTTGTTCTGGCACTATATCATCTAGTCCAACTCCTCGGATAGGTGAGATCAGAGACCTTATGATTGACCCTGAGGCCTCTGAGTTGGTAAGTACCTTTGTTTCAGACATGGACAATCTTACCCAGTCTATCAGGGCATCCTGCTCTCCTGCACAGAGTGAGCAGATCCTTCTTGAAAACCATCAGAGTAAGATCTGGTCTTACACTGTTGGCTGTTACTACGACATGAAAAATACGCTGAAGAGGATTCTTACCTGTCCAGAAAAAGGGTATCTCGCAAGTACATTTGTGGAGAGCACAAAAGATTATTTCACAATGGTTCCAACTTTGTGCCTGGACGTCGGTCATTCCAGTAATGGTGAGGCTGACACATCGGACTCCATTTCTTGTAAACCACTTTTAATAACCCCCTCATCTATGAATGAACAAAAAGGACAAAGTGAGACCCCACAACCTCTCTTGGCTCTCAAAAAGTATTTGCAAGACCAAGTCCTCCTTGACACCACAAAAGCGATTGCCAGCCAGGTTCTTGTCTTGTATAAGACTGAGGTGATGGAGAAGTTCTCATCTTCTGTTGGAGAGTGTGATTCTGAAGAGTCTCTGGAGGCCATTCTATTTGTGGATGGCATCATGTCTGACTTGAATGATTTCAGCAGTTCGTGTTCCCCTCACCATCTGAGTTGTTAG
- the LOC118947149 gene encoding uncharacterized protein LOC118947149 isoform X1, translating into MTVQGTSHQGQSNEKILSECVSRACQTRALDLPPIDPDAFNPIIIRFLEKLTEEQWRQLSIGRMDPVMRALLAEMCLEIVRFVSEAILEVIIPAIFRFVRIYSHVSPVSGKCLTESERSSSTNLKVRKRGSSKSSRSCTAKSSSSRNGSQTVLPNTQGDGESISSEPLRDFFGITEDSLLTGVQDSFKESLNNVLCIQREDQVDTQSLSRVIVGEVSKKVNSIISVAIQTPISGRMYPVIFASGGVSRTKVVEEMVSGVSNILQMYINGKSVEQIVVLREDGVEVDMTHLTGQVMTALSGTVLNFSNKEENDPDKRELLCVVGDHMKMLEACKSPEEMLKQGESNLNIKGAKSSIRLSTQSMDRLLTEEFQTKATESIREIVKIFRGCTSCCSGTISSSPTPRIGEIRDLMIDPEASELVSTFVSDMDNLTQSIRASCSPAQSEQILLENHQSKIWSYTVGCYYDMKNTLKRILTCPEKGYLASTFVESTKDYFTMVPTLCLDVGHSSNGEADTSDSISCKPLLITPSSMNEQKGQSETPQPLLALKKYLQDQVLLDTTKAIASQVLVLYKTEVMEKFSSSVGECDSEESLEAILFVDGIMSDLNDFSSSCSPHHLSC; encoded by the exons ATGACAGTTCAGGGGACATCTCACCAGGGACAATCTAATGAAAAGATCCTAAGTGAGTGTGTCTCCAGGGCTTGTCAGACCAGGGCTCTTGACCTCCCGCCAATCGATCCGGATGCTTTCAACCCGATTATCATCCGGTTTCTGGAAAAACTTACTGAGGA GCAATGGAGGCAGTTAAGCATTGGCAGGATGGACCCT GTGATGAGGGCATTGCTTGCAGAGATGTGCCTGGAGATTGTGCGGTTTGTATCTGAGGCCATCCTGGAGGTCATCATCCCTGCAATTTTCCGTTTTGTACGGATATACAGCCATGTGTCTCCAGTATCCGGCAAGTGTCTGACAGAATCAGAGAGATCCTCTAGCACAAACCTGAAGGTTCGCAAGAGAGGCAGCAGCAAATCCTCAAGGTCTTGCACGGCCAAATCAAGCTCCTCACGTAATGG GTCTCAGACAGTGTTGCCAAATactcagggagatggtgagtctatATCATCTGAGCCACTCAGGGACTTTTTTGGGATTACTGAGGACAGTCTCCTCACTGGTGTCCAGGATTCCTTCAAAGAGTCGCTGAACAATGTCCTCTGTATCCAAAGAGAGGACCAGGTAGACACTCAAAGTCTATCCCGGGTTATTGTTGGAGAAGTGTCAAAGAAGGTCAATTCCATAATCTCTGTGGCCATCCAAACTCCCATCTCTGGCCGAATGTACCCTGTTATTTTTGCCAGTGGTGGTGTCTCCAGAACCAAGGTTGTTGAGGAGATGGTGTCTGGCGTTTCCAACATACTTCAGATGTATATTAATGGGAAGAGTGTTGAGCAGATTGTTGTTCTCAGAGAGGATGGTGTTGAGGTGGATATGACACATTTAACAGGACAGGTCATGACAGCCCTCAGTGGCACTGTTTTGAACTTCAGCAATAAGGAAGAAAATGACCCCGACAAGAGGGAACTGCTTTGTGTTGTTGGTGACCATATGAAGATGCTTGAAGCTTGTAAAAGTCCTGAGGAGATGCTAAAACAAGGAGAGAGCAACCTCAATATCAAAGGTGCCAAATCTAGTATTCGTCTGTCAACACAAAGTATGGATAGACTACTCACTGAGGAGTTTCAGACCAAGGCCACTGAATCGATCCGGGAGATTGTTAAAATATTCAGGGGTTGTACATCATGTTGTTCTGGCACTATATCATCTAGTCCAACTCCTCGGATAGGTGAGATCAGAGACCTTATGATTGACCCTGAGGCCTCTGAGTTGGTAAGTACCTTTGTTTCAGACATGGACAATCTTACCCAGTCTATCAGGGCATCCTGCTCTCCTGCACAGAGTGAGCAGATCCTTCTTGAAAACCATCAGAGTAAGATCTGGTCTTACACTGTTGGCTGTTACTACGACATGAAAAATACGCTGAAGAGGATTCTTACCTGTCCAGAAAAAGGGTATCTCGCAAGTACATTTGTGGAGAGCACAAAAGATTATTTCACAATGGTTCCAACTTTGTGCCTGGACGTCGGTCATTCCAGTAATGGTGAGGCTGACACATCGGACTCCATTTCTTGTAAACCACTTTTAATAACCCCCTCATCTATGAATGAACAAAAAGGACAAAGTGAGACCCCACAACCTCTCTTGGCTCTCAAAAAGTATTTGCAAGACCAAGTCCTCCTTGACACCACAAAAGCGATTGCCAGCCAGGTTCTTGTCTTGTATAAGACTGAGGTGATGGAGAAGTTCTCATCTTCTGTTGGAGAGTGTGATTCTGAAGAGTCTCTGGAGGCCATTCTATTTGTGGATGGCATCATGTCTGACTTGAATGATTTCAGCAGTTCGTGTTCCCCTCACCATCTGAGTTGTTAG
- the LOC118947149 gene encoding uncharacterized protein LOC118947149 isoform X3 has product MTVQGTSHQGQSNEKILSECVSRACQTRALDLPPIDPDAFNPIIIRFLEKLTEEQWRQLSIGRMDPVMRALLAEMCLEIVRFVSEAILEVIIPAIFRFVRIYSHVSPVSGKCLTESERSSSTNLKVRKRGSSKSSRSCTAKSSSSRNGYVQSFLKKPVSPNYS; this is encoded by the exons ATGACAGTTCAGGGGACATCTCACCAGGGACAATCTAATGAAAAGATCCTAAGTGAGTGTGTCTCCAGGGCTTGTCAGACCAGGGCTCTTGACCTCCCGCCAATCGATCCGGATGCTTTCAACCCGATTATCATCCGGTTTCTGGAAAAACTTACTGAGGA GCAATGGAGGCAGTTAAGCATTGGCAGGATGGACCCT GTGATGAGGGCATTGCTTGCAGAGATGTGCCTGGAGATTGTGCGGTTTGTATCTGAGGCCATCCTGGAGGTCATCATCCCTGCAATTTTCCGTTTTGTACGGATATACAGCCATGTGTCTCCAGTATCCGGCAAGTGTCTGACAGAATCAGAGAGATCCTCTAGCACAAACCTGAAGGTTCGCAAGAGAGGCAGCAGCAAATCCTCAAGGTCTTGCACGGCCAAATCAAGCTCCTCACGTAATGGGTATGTTCAGTCATTCCTAAAGAAACCGGTTTCACCTAACTATTCATAA
- the LOC110518512 gene encoding pheromone-regulated protein PRM7-like has protein sequence MAVGMVAAVVEKLSCMLKDPSPHIPFSRAAAFDSVWLILGRISQSFSTDDLQSPFYMSSVCAFVADEVQSCFQPPAATLPVPPVLTVAAYTTLPADIQADPASSHLEVVDITPNTEAYQASFHLEVVDITRKTEADPASSHLEVEDITTNTEADPASSHLEVEDITTKTEADPASSHLDVEDITTNTEADPASSHLNVVDITSNTEADPGSSHLNVVDITTNTEADPASSHLNVVDITSNTEADPASSHLNVVDITSNTEADPASSHLNVVDIASNTEADPASSHLNVVDITPNTEAEPISSLLEVVDVTPEERTLTMAVSATLPADIQAEDVAVVIPDVTPHVTKDVTLDVDEPPSY, from the exons ATGGCCGTGGGCATGGTGGCGGCCGTAGTGGAGAAGCTCTCCTGCATGTTAAAGGACCCttcccctcacatccctttctcCCGGGCTGCTGCTTTTGACTCTGTGTGGTTGATCCTCGGGAGAATCAGTCAGTCCTTCTCCACCGATGACCTGCAGAGCCCTTTTTATATGAgctctgtttgtgcctttgtggCGGACGAGGTGCAGAGCTGCTTCCAGCCCCCTGCAGCCACCCTACCAGTCCCCCCTGTCCTCACGGTGGCCGCTTACACCACACTACCAGCTGACATCCAAGCAG ACCCGGCTTCTTCCCACCTCGAGGTTGTAGACATCACCCCTAACACAGAGGCATATCAGGCTTCTTTCCACCTGGAGGTTGTGGACATCACCCGTAAGACAGAGGCAGACCCGGCATCTTCCCACCTGGAGGTTGAGGAcatcaccactaacacagaggcaGACCCGGCATCTTCCCACCTGGAGGTTGAGGACATCACCACTAAGACAGAGGCAGACCCGGCATCTTCCCACCTGGACGTTGAGGAcatcaccactaacacagaggcaGATCCGGCTTCTTCGCACCTGAATGTTGTGGACATCACCAGTAACACAGAGGCAGACCCAGGTTCTTCCCATCTGAATGTTGTGGAcatcaccactaacacagaggcaGATCCGGCTTCTTCCCACCTGAATGTTGTGGACATCACCTCTAACACAGAGGCAGATCCGGCTTCTTCCCACCTGAATGTTGTGGACATCACCTCTAACACAGAGGCAGATCCGGCTTCTTCCCACCTGAATGTTGTGGACATCGCCTCTAATACAGAGGCAGACCCGGCTTCTTCCCACCTGAATGTTGTGGACATAACCCCTAATACAGAGGCAGAGCCCATCTCTTCCCTCTTGGAGGTTGTGGATGTCACACCTGAAGAAAGGACTCTCACGATGGCCGTCTCCGCCACTCTGCCAGCTGACATCCAAGCAG aggatgttgctgtggtcatcccggatgtcaccccacacgtcaccaaggacgtgACACTGGAt GTAGATGAACCTCCTTCTTATTAA